The following proteins are encoded in a genomic region of Sorangiineae bacterium MSr12523:
- a CDS encoding glycoside hydrolase family 3 protein, producing MRWNSLVRRSLPVWLAVFTMGCSSEADTPDDPQPKTFEQEMEAWVSTTVSGMTLEDKVSQLFVTYIYGQAADVAHPKNVEAFKEDTPAKVVKRYRPGGIIYFNNDTRDNIDNPRQIAAFSNGLQRAALETGMHIPLFIATDQEMGIVTRVGPPATQFPGNMAVCAGRNADDAKQAAAITGQELRALGINVDFAPDADVNSNPLNPVIGVRSFSSDPALASEFVAAQVHGYQDSGDRTKTVSSTAKHFPGHGDAATDSHTGLPVIQRTKEEWQQIDAPPFRAAAEAGIDMIMTAHIQLPKIDPSGEPSTLSRTVLTDMLRNEVGYKGLVITDSLEMDGVRIMHPDADLPVLALQAGADQLLMAHDLGLAVQSVMNAIADGRLTEARINESLLRILRTKFKRGILLKPFVNEDEAERSLGTPDHLATASRITDRTVTVLRNEGNVLPLQAAPAKVLVTGVGAVPTAALSDAFNAHGSAATTQAIKAAPSDADIAAVVAAANQSDLVVVLTNAMTATANANQKKLVDQLVATQKPVVAVATRNPYDATYAQAPAWLATYSPSAGSMQSVAKVLFGEVPPVGKLPVPLPAANDPATIVYPLGHGLTW from the coding sequence ATGCGTTGGAATTCGCTCGTGCGACGGTCTTTGCCTGTATGGCTCGCGGTATTCACCATGGGCTGTTCATCCGAAGCGGACACGCCCGATGATCCTCAGCCGAAGACCTTCGAGCAGGAGATGGAGGCGTGGGTCTCCACGACGGTGAGCGGCATGACGCTCGAAGACAAAGTGAGCCAACTCTTCGTGACGTACATTTACGGCCAAGCGGCCGATGTGGCGCATCCGAAGAACGTGGAAGCCTTCAAAGAGGATACTCCCGCCAAGGTGGTGAAGCGATACCGCCCTGGTGGAATTATCTATTTCAATAATGACACGCGGGACAACATCGATAACCCGCGTCAGATTGCTGCCTTCTCCAACGGCCTGCAGCGCGCGGCGCTCGAGACGGGAATGCACATTCCGCTGTTCATCGCGACCGATCAGGAGATGGGCATCGTGACCCGCGTTGGTCCGCCGGCCACGCAGTTCCCCGGGAATATGGCCGTATGCGCCGGCCGCAATGCCGATGACGCCAAACAGGCCGCGGCCATCACCGGACAAGAGCTTCGCGCATTGGGCATCAACGTCGATTTCGCGCCCGATGCCGACGTGAATTCGAATCCGCTCAATCCGGTCATCGGCGTGCGCTCCTTTTCGAGCGATCCCGCGCTGGCCTCGGAGTTCGTCGCGGCGCAGGTCCATGGCTACCAAGATTCGGGCGACCGCACGAAAACGGTATCGTCCACGGCGAAGCATTTCCCCGGTCACGGCGATGCCGCGACGGACAGCCACACCGGGCTGCCAGTGATTCAGCGCACCAAGGAGGAGTGGCAACAGATCGACGCTCCGCCGTTCCGCGCCGCGGCCGAGGCGGGAATCGATATGATCATGACGGCACATATCCAACTTCCGAAGATCGATCCTTCGGGCGAGCCGTCCACCTTGTCCCGCACCGTGTTGACGGACATGCTGCGCAATGAAGTTGGGTACAAAGGTTTGGTCATCACCGATTCGCTCGAAATGGACGGTGTGCGCATCATGCACCCGGATGCGGACCTTCCGGTGTTGGCTCTGCAAGCGGGCGCGGACCAATTGCTGATGGCGCACGATCTGGGCCTGGCCGTGCAGAGCGTGATGAATGCCATTGCCGATGGCCGCCTCACCGAGGCGCGCATCAACGAGAGCCTCCTGCGCATTCTTCGCACGAAATTCAAGCGCGGCATTCTGCTCAAGCCGTTCGTGAACGAGGACGAGGCGGAGCGTTCGCTCGGCACACCCGACCATCTCGCCACCGCATCGCGCATCACGGATCGCACCGTGACGGTGCTGCGCAACGAGGGCAACGTTCTGCCGCTGCAGGCCGCGCCGGCCAAGGTTCTCGTCACCGGCGTGGGTGCCGTTCCGACGGCCGCGTTGAGCGATGCCTTCAATGCGCACGGCTCCGCAGCGACCACGCAGGCGATCAAGGCAGCGCCGAGCGATGCCGACATTGCAGCCGTCGTTGCGGCCGCGAATCAGTCGGATCTCGTGGTGGTGCTCACCAATGCGATGACCGCAACGGCGAATGCGAACCAGAAGAAGCTCGTGGACCAACTCGTGGCGACGCAAAAGCCCGTCGTCGCCGTGGCCACGCGCAATCCCTACGATGCGACGTACGCGCAGGCTCCCGCATGGCTGGCGACGTATTCGCCCAGCGCGGGCTCGATGCAGTCGGTTGCCAAGGTGCTCTTCGGCGAGGTGCCGCCTGTAGGCAAGTTGCCCGTGCCTCTCCCCGCGGCGAACGATCCCGCGACGATCGTGTACCCGCTCGGTCATGGTTTGACGTGGTGA
- a CDS encoding GH92 family glycosyl hydrolase → MNVRRLSFALVSVAALIHCSSSDSPNQPPGGGGNPDGGPGTDSGLGVDGGDSSVPQGPTEFFSSFEPKDPQPTWTNTVETGTDGTPKTSGVLSPPPPVVVTGNITDRVISVTANGENDGAGEVADNLTDDDTHSKWLVFESSGWIVYKLDEAMAVRRYRLGSANDYDERDPKDWTVQGSQDGETWVDLDKKTNEDFPQRYQLREFDLSSNTTPYLYYRLNITANNNGGIVQMSEWQIFDQPASAPVDAGAADSGADAAPPLTPEMRSAVGRGPTQSHNAKTRAGFTGVRGFEYGGTHNASERAYSYNKVFDVDVVVAQNTELSYMIHPAFTTGDFNYPSTYASVDLAFEDGTYLSDLGAVDQHGAVVSPKGQGDSKTLYTDDWNYKVSKIGAVAAGKRIKRILVAYDNPNGPPAGKPSTTFGGWIDDIRITANPAVTVRSNPSDWVDTRRGTNSSGDFSRGNNFPATAVPHGFNFWTPMTSASSQNWLYTYHRSNNSENLPTLQAFALSHEPSPWMGDRQSFQVMPSSAAGAPVTSKKSRALPFRHANEVAQAHYYSVKFENGIQTEIAPTDHAALFRFTFPDDNANLIFDHLNASGGLTLDASSRSLSFYSDAKSGLSAGATRIFVYAEFDRPVTASATSGGVTGYFRFGVDASNRVVNMRIATSLISVAQAKKNLELEIAKNDTFDGVKEKARQLWDNKLKVIDVEGASADQLTTLYSNLYRLFLYPNSAYENVGTADAPQYKYASPVTNASGAGSPTNTGAKLVDGKVYVNNGFWDTYRGTWSAYALLTPKAAGELVDGFVQQYKDGGWVSRWSSPGYADLMTGTSSDVAFADAYLRGVNFDAAAAYDAAVRNATVVAPNGSVGRKGNATSTFLGYTSTATGAGFSWAMAGYLNDYGIANLAKALSNNASDPRQKEYAENAEYFLSRSQNYVNLFDPSIQFFQGRAANGAWRLPKETYNPTVWGFDYTETNGWNMAFDPVHDGQGLANLYGGRDKLAAKLDTFFSTPEKGDFRGGYSDIIHEMLEARDVRMGQLGLSNQPSFHIPYMYLFTGQAAKTQAKVREALSRLFIGSNIGQGYPGDDDNGATSSWVIFSALGFFPLQVGSSNYVIGSPLFTKATVHLENGKNIVISAPQNSPKNVYVQSLKVNGAPYGKTYISHEQLLAGANLEFVMGSEPSQWGSGADDVPPSVTQGNEPAKPLHDVATGCNGDAHLYDNDGLSTATLTGAVQCKIQGTAPVRFYTLTSAADTTNGDPTDWVLEGSNDGTTWKELDKRTGQVFPWRSQTRAFKVADASATYANYRITVTKSTKPTTAIAEIELLAN, encoded by the coding sequence ATGAACGTGCGCCGACTTTCCTTTGCCCTCGTGTCCGTTGCTGCTCTTATCCACTGCTCGTCGAGCGATTCGCCAAACCAGCCGCCCGGTGGTGGCGGCAATCCGGATGGCGGACCCGGCACCGATTCGGGGCTCGGCGTGGATGGCGGCGATTCGTCGGTGCCGCAGGGGCCGACCGAATTCTTCTCATCCTTCGAGCCGAAGGACCCGCAGCCCACGTGGACCAACACAGTGGAGACGGGAACCGACGGTACGCCGAAGACCTCCGGTGTGCTCTCGCCGCCGCCCCCCGTGGTGGTGACGGGCAACATCACGGACCGTGTCATTTCCGTCACTGCCAATGGCGAGAACGACGGCGCGGGCGAGGTGGCGGACAACCTGACCGATGACGATACGCATTCGAAATGGCTCGTGTTCGAGAGCTCCGGCTGGATCGTCTACAAGCTCGACGAGGCCATGGCCGTCCGGCGCTACCGGCTGGGATCGGCGAACGACTACGACGAGCGCGATCCGAAGGATTGGACGGTGCAAGGTTCGCAGGATGGCGAAACCTGGGTCGACCTGGACAAGAAGACGAATGAAGACTTTCCCCAGCGCTATCAGCTGCGCGAGTTCGATCTTTCGAGCAACACCACGCCCTATCTCTATTACCGGCTGAACATCACCGCCAACAACAACGGGGGCATCGTTCAGATGTCCGAGTGGCAGATCTTCGATCAACCGGCGAGTGCGCCGGTCGATGCGGGGGCGGCCGACTCGGGCGCGGATGCTGCGCCGCCGCTCACCCCGGAAATGCGCAGCGCCGTGGGGCGTGGCCCGACGCAGTCGCACAATGCCAAGACGCGCGCCGGATTCACCGGGGTGCGCGGATTCGAATACGGCGGCACGCACAATGCGTCGGAGCGCGCGTACTCGTACAACAAGGTGTTCGACGTCGACGTCGTGGTCGCGCAGAACACCGAGCTCTCGTACATGATTCACCCCGCCTTCACGACTGGGGACTTCAATTACCCGAGCACGTACGCCTCCGTTGATCTCGCGTTCGAGGATGGCACGTACCTGAGCGATCTCGGCGCGGTCGATCAGCACGGCGCCGTGGTGTCCCCCAAGGGGCAGGGCGATTCGAAGACGCTCTACACCGATGACTGGAACTACAAGGTCTCCAAGATTGGCGCCGTCGCCGCCGGAAAGCGCATCAAGCGCATCCTGGTGGCGTACGACAATCCGAACGGGCCGCCCGCGGGCAAGCCCAGCACGACCTTCGGTGGCTGGATCGACGATATTCGGATTACGGCCAACCCCGCCGTTACGGTGCGATCGAATCCTTCGGATTGGGTCGATACCCGCCGGGGTACGAACTCGAGCGGCGACTTCTCGCGTGGCAACAACTTCCCCGCGACGGCGGTTCCGCACGGATTCAACTTCTGGACGCCCATGACGTCGGCCAGCTCGCAGAACTGGCTGTACACGTACCACCGCAGCAACAACTCGGAGAACCTGCCGACGTTGCAGGCCTTCGCTCTGAGCCACGAGCCGAGCCCCTGGATGGGCGATCGTCAGAGTTTCCAGGTGATGCCCTCGTCGGCGGCCGGCGCGCCGGTGACGAGCAAGAAGTCGCGCGCGTTGCCCTTCCGCCATGCCAACGAGGTGGCGCAGGCGCACTACTACAGCGTGAAGTTCGAAAACGGGATTCAAACGGAGATTGCGCCGACGGATCACGCGGCCCTGTTCCGATTCACGTTCCCGGACGATAACGCGAACCTGATTTTCGACCATCTGAACGCCAGCGGCGGGCTTACGCTCGATGCGAGCTCGCGTTCATTGAGCTTCTATTCCGACGCCAAGAGCGGCTTGTCCGCAGGCGCCACCCGCATCTTCGTGTACGCCGAGTTCGACCGGCCGGTGACGGCAAGCGCTACGTCGGGCGGCGTGACGGGGTACTTCCGTTTCGGCGTGGATGCCTCCAACCGCGTCGTGAACATGCGCATTGCGACGTCGCTCATCAGTGTGGCGCAGGCGAAGAAGAACCTCGAGCTCGAGATTGCCAAGAACGACACCTTCGACGGGGTGAAAGAGAAGGCGCGCCAGCTCTGGGACAACAAGCTGAAGGTCATCGACGTCGAGGGCGCCAGCGCGGATCAATTGACCACGCTGTATTCGAATTTGTACCGCCTGTTCCTGTACCCCAATTCGGCATACGAGAACGTGGGGACGGCGGACGCGCCGCAGTACAAATACGCCAGCCCCGTGACGAATGCGTCGGGCGCCGGCTCGCCGACGAACACGGGCGCCAAGCTTGTCGACGGCAAGGTTTACGTGAACAACGGCTTCTGGGATACGTACCGTGGCACGTGGTCGGCGTACGCGCTGTTGACGCCGAAGGCCGCCGGCGAGTTGGTGGACGGCTTCGTGCAGCAGTACAAGGACGGTGGCTGGGTCTCGCGTTGGTCTTCGCCGGGCTATGCCGATTTGATGACCGGCACCAGCTCGGACGTGGCCTTTGCCGACGCATACCTTCGCGGTGTCAACTTCGACGCGGCCGCGGCGTACGATGCAGCGGTGCGGAATGCGACCGTGGTCGCGCCGAATGGGAGCGTGGGCCGCAAAGGAAACGCGACATCGACATTCCTCGGATACACGTCCACCGCGACGGGCGCCGGCTTTTCCTGGGCCATGGCTGGATACCTCAACGACTACGGCATTGCCAACCTGGCCAAAGCTCTGAGCAACAATGCGAGCGACCCCCGCCAAAAGGAATATGCTGAAAATGCGGAGTACTTCCTGAGTCGGTCTCAGAATTACGTCAATCTGTTCGATCCTTCGATCCAGTTCTTCCAGGGGCGAGCGGCCAATGGTGCGTGGCGCTTGCCGAAAGAAACCTACAATCCAACCGTCTGGGGATTCGACTACACCGAGACCAATGGGTGGAACATGGCATTCGATCCCGTCCACGACGGGCAAGGATTGGCCAATCTGTACGGAGGTCGGGACAAGCTGGCGGCGAAGCTCGATACGTTCTTCTCGACGCCGGAGAAGGGGGACTTCCGCGGCGGATACAGCGACATCATCCACGAGATGCTCGAAGCGCGCGACGTTCGCATGGGGCAGCTCGGACTGAGCAACCAGCCCTCGTTCCATATCCCATACATGTACCTGTTCACCGGGCAGGCCGCGAAGACGCAGGCCAAGGTGCGCGAAGCCCTGTCGCGACTCTTCATCGGCAGCAACATCGGCCAGGGCTATCCCGGTGACGACGACAACGGTGCGACGTCGTCGTGGGTCATCTTCAGCGCGCTGGGCTTTTTCCCGCTCCAAGTGGGAAGCTCGAATTACGTGATTGGCTCTCCGCTCTTCACGAAGGCGACCGTTCATCTCGAAAACGGGAAGAACATCGTGATCTCGGCGCCGCAGAACAGCCCGAAGAACGTGTACGTGCAAAGCCTGAAGGTGAACGGCGCGCCGTACGGCAAGACGTACATCTCGCACGAGCAGCTGCTCGCCGGCGCCAATCTGGAATTCGTCATGGGCTCCGAGCCCTCGCAATGGGGCAGTGGCGCCGACGACGTGCCGCCGTCGGTGACCCAAGGCAACGAACCCGCGAAGCCACTGCACGATGTGGCCACGGGATGCAATGGCGACGCGCACCTCTACGACAACGACGGCCTCAGCACCGCGACCCTCACCGGCGCGGTGCAGTGCAAGATCCAAGGTACGGCGCCCGTTCGTTTCTACACGCTGACGTCGGCGGCCGACACGACCAATGGCGACCCGACGGACTGGGTCCTCGAAGGATCGAACGATGGCACGACCTGGAAGGAACTCGACAAGCGCACCGGCCAAGTCTTCCCCTGGCGCTCGCAAACGCGCGCATTCAAGGTGGCCGACGCGTCGGCGACGTATGCCAATTACCGCATCACCGTGACCAAGAGCACCAAGCCGACGACGGCCATCGCCGAAATCGAGCTCTT